The genomic interval GTGCTACACCTTACCCACACATATACAGTGTTAGAGTATATAAGGCTACACATGTATCATTTGAGAGCGCATTATACTAATATCATAGCAAGCAGTTGTTTGTATTTACGTCCCACCTCACAGTATACATAAAATCACATTagtcaagtcgttcagtgacataGAAGTTCAGAGATTTGGTTAGTTAAGCAATTAATGTTATATTCTACGCTAAAACTTACAAATTGGTTGTTtgcgtttatttaaatacctaagaaTACGGAGTACAAGTGTGTTAAACGTTCTGAGCGTGTTGACGTGTGTTTGGTATTGCAAGTCGATGTATAATACCATTATTTTCACTCCAATAAGTGACTACATACATACAGTGGCATACAATGGCGTCTAGTGCTGGTAAAAGTGATATTAGAACAAGAAAAAATACAGATATATGGCTAATTGGGCAGCTGACACCAACAAAACCTCAATCAAAACTACCGTCTGTTAAAGAAGTAATGAGTTCATTTttctattataaaattatagagaaattaaataataaagactCCGCAACACACACTGCCTGCGATGTATTACAAATATGGGAAAAAGCAAGTATTCCCACCAGACTAAAAAAACATGTAATAGCCAAATTATGACAATATTTTTCGGAGTGGCAAAGattaaagaaaaataaagaaaacaaagcAAAACGGTCACTTGTATTAGAAAACAAGGAAAAAACATGGAAGAAAAAATTGGAATAGCTTTTCGATATTGCCCATTATACTATAATACGCATAACGCGTTAACGACTATTGTTATCGAAGAAGACAAACAATTTCTTCTTGCTCAGAGAAAAAAGGGACGTATAGGACAAATTTGTGGCGTGGATAGAGATTTTCAAAAACAGCAAGCGAAGAAGTTAGAAGAAAACGAAAAGTTAGAGAACAGAAAAAAGAAACAATACGAAAGTATAAAACAGCTGACTGAAAAGTGTAAGTAAATGTCTTCATCTTCTAGTTCTTTAGACGATAGTGACAGAGAAGAGACAGACCACCAAAAACCTTCAGCACCAGGACCATCTTCATCGATACCACAACAAAAACGACCACTAAGACGGAAACAATTAATTGACGATCGTTTAGCATCGAGCCTCGATGTGGCCAAATTAAGCGACCGAAAAGCTGCTATTGTGTTGACATCTACTCTTAGTAGCGTGGGTTGCGATGTTGCGAACTATAACGTCAGTTCATCTTCCATTCGACGTCAACGAAGCCAACGACGCCAAAAAATAGCAGAGTCGTTAAAAAACGAATTTAAGCCAGAAGTGCCACTTACTGTCCACTGGGATGGCAAAATGCTAGAAGATATAACAGGGCGAGAGATTGTCGAACGACTACCCATTCTTGTATCAGGTCAGGGAATTGATCAGCTTTTAGCCGTACCAAAATTACCAAATGGAACAGGGAAGGCAATGGCTTCTGCTATTTTCGAAACATTGATGTCATGGAGCTTgtgtgataaaattaaatctatgGCTTTTGATACAACTGCTTCAAACACAGGACGTATTCAAGGAGCCTGCACCTTATTGGAGCAGAAACTGGAGAAAAATGTACTATGGCTTGCATGTAGACACCATATTTTTGAGATTGTTCTTGAAGCAGTTGTGGTTTTAGCTCTTGGTGTTTCTAGCGGGCCTGAAATCCAAATATTTAAAAGGTTTCAAAAACGTTGGGCTCAAATTAATCAAGAAGAGTTTAAGCCAGTTTTTACTGATCCTGAAACATCAAAGTTAGTTGAAGATCTAGACACAACAATGATTTCTTTTGCTACTCACCAATTACAACAATTTCAGCCCCGAGACGACTACAAAGAGCTGTTGTACCTCATTATATATTTCTTGGGAGGAACACATGATAAAGAAGTATCCTTTAGAACACCCGCAGGACTACACCGGGCAAGATGGATGGCTAAAGCAATCTActctttaaaaatgtatttgttCAGAGATCAATTCAAAATGACCAAAAAAGAACTGAAAGGCATTACAGATGTTTGCGTTTTTACTATTCGCATCTACGGAAAGTACTGGTTTCAAGCTCCTTGTGCTTGGTCTGCCCCAAATAATGATTTAGAGCTTTTGAAGGATTTGGTGGCGTACCAAAAAATAAACGCACCACTTGCAAAAGTTGCTATGAAAAAAATGTTAGGGCATCTCTGGTACTTGTTATAACTGCTTAGGTAGTAATCACGGTGTTAGATTTTGCCAAAAAGCCACCAGTTGCAGAGTATGTCAGAAAAAACACCATTCCTTACTTCATCCAAAGGGTGTTCCAACAGGTACTTCAGGTAGTTCAGATCAATCGGTTGGAAGGGCAACTAACGGGCCGTCAAATGGAAGCTCCAGCCAGGTTTCAGATGACACTACACCGGTAGTGACTTGTTTTGCGAAAGGTCAGGTAGAAAACCGAGTTTTGTTACCCACGGCAATCGTGAATGTTAAGTCCAAAACAGGTCAGTATCGGCCATTCAGAGCTTTGTTAGATCAGTGTTCACAGGCCTCTTTTGTAACAGAGGCCACAGTACAATTGTTGGGATTGCAGAAAACATCTGCCAACCCTACAATTTCAGGATTAGGAGATGCTCCGAGGTCAGTGAGGTCAAAAGCAACAGTAACGTTAAAGCTCCAGTCATTAACGGATCCGAACTTTAAGATGGAGGTAAAGTGTTTTGTTTTGACAAAGATTACCTCTTTACTTCCCGAGAGGCAAGTGTCGGTTCCGGATTGGATACAATTAAAGGACTTGTGGTTGGCGGATAAAAACTTTGACACACCCAATAAAATAGACCTTTTACTGAGTGCAGAAGTTTATGGCCAGATTTTAAGGGAAGGTTTATTGAAAGGACCAGCCGGGTCCCCGGTAGCTCAGTGCACTGCCTTCGGCTGGATAGTGTCTGGATCTGTGCGCGCCGCAGGAGCTGATAATCAAATATCCGTTTTCCATACACAGGTGGAggacaatgaaataataaaaagaTTTTGGGAATTGGAAAATGAGCCTTTATTGAGTACACAGATTTTAACAAAAGAAGAACAGATGTGTGAAGACTTGTTCTCAGCCACGACGCGTAGAGATGAAGATGGTAGGTACGTCGTGAAGTTGCCATTTCGCGATGAAGAGTTGACCTTCAACAACGGGAACTCTCGTGAGATAGCAATAAAAAGGTTAAAGGCACTAGAAAGAAAGTTCACAAAAGATAAGGTACTAAAAGAGAGATATACGGAAGTAATCAAGGAATATTTACAGTTAGGTCATATGGTGCCTGTACCAAATCAAGAGATTAGTAAAGAAAGATCAGCTTACCTGCCACATCATGCAGTCGTCAGAGAGGATAAGATAACCACAAAGGTCAGGGTGGTCTTCGATGCATCCTGCAAAAATGAAAACGGCGTGTCATTGAATGACAACTTGATGGTTGGACCTACGTTACAGCCAGACCTGCGACATTTGATCATGAGTTGGAGGAAACATCCAGTATGTTTAATAGCTGACATCGTTAAGATGTACCGAATGGTGAGAGTGGCAGAAGAAGATTGCGATTTTCAACGCATAGTGTGGAGAAGTTCGCCGGAAAATGATATACGGGACTACAAGCTACTCACTGTCACTTTCGGCACGGCTTCAGCGCCTTATTTAGCAGTCAAAAGTTTAAATCAAGTCGCCACAGATCATAAAAAAGAGTACCCAATGGCATCAGAAAAAGTCGCAAGGGAGTTTTATATGGATGATCTGATGACGGGATGCCAGACCATAGAGGAGGGTACAAGATTATATCAGGAGATGAAGGCACTATTAAAGAAAGGTGGATTCATTCTGCAAAAGTGGTCGAGTAACAAAGATGAATTACTACAGATAATAGATGACTCAGGAAATGAAGAACATAACAAGCAAGACAAAGCTTTAGAATTTAAACAGGACAATATAGTAAAAATATTAGGACTCACCTGGAACAGAAGTCGCGATGAATTTCAATACTCGGTAAAGCTGCCTCCGTTGTCTGCACCtgtaacaaaaaggaaaattATATCCGACGTTGCGCGGTTATTCGACCCCCTGGGGTGGATAGCCCCGTGCGTAATA from Cydia splendana unplaced genomic scaffold, ilCydSple1.2 scaffold_89_ctg1, whole genome shotgun sequence carries:
- the LOC134805940 gene encoding uncharacterized protein LOC134805940; its protein translation is MCEDLFSATTRRDEDGRYVVKLPFRDEELTFNNGNSREIAIKRLKALERKFTKDKVLKERYTEVIKEYLQLGHMVPVPNQEISKERSAYLPHHAVVREDKITTKVRVVFDASCKNENGVSLNDNLMVGPTLQPDLRHLIMSWRKHPVCLIADIVKMYRMVRVAEEDCDFQRIVWRSSPENDIRDYKLLTVTFGTASAPYLAVKSLNQVATDHKKEYPMASEKVAREFYMDDLMTGCQTIEEGTRLYQEMKALLKKGGFILQKWSSNKDELLQIIDDSGNEEHNKQDKALEFKQDNIVKILGLTWNRSRDEFQYSVKLPPLSAPVTKRKIISDVARLFDPLGWIAPCVIKAKIFIQRLWIAGTGWDEEPPASILEDW